Proteins encoded within one genomic window of Alphaproteobacteria bacterium:
- a CDS encoding helix-turn-helix domain-containing protein, which yields MPRKTEPTDRIIDAALALASERGWRHTELHDIAARAGVDLATVYRATGGKAGILAAWSRRVDLAMLDGIATPDSTETAHDRLFDILMRRFDALGRHKAAVLMLVREMRSQPVAGLAQTPALLRGMRWALRGAGLRADGLAGAVAERALACAWLATLRVWLGDDSADSGPTMAALDRNLRRLASVAPVLRSRSEQGRPGMAAGVEGAA from the coding sequence ATGCCACGCAAGACCGAACCGACCGATCGCATCATCGACGCCGCGCTGGCGCTGGCGTCCGAGCGCGGCTGGCGGCACACCGAACTGCACGACATCGCCGCCCGGGCCGGCGTCGACCTCGCCACCGTCTATCGCGCGACCGGCGGCAAGGCCGGCATTCTCGCGGCCTGGTCCCGGCGGGTCGACCTGGCCATGCTGGACGGGATCGCGACCCCGGACAGCACCGAGACGGCGCACGACAGGCTGTTCGACATCCTGATGCGGCGGTTTGACGCATTGGGCCGGCACAAGGCCGCGGTGCTCATGCTGGTGCGCGAGATGCGCAGCCAGCCCGTGGCCGGCTTGGCGCAGACGCCGGCCCTGCTGCGCGGCATGCGCTGGGCGCTGCGCGGCGCCGGCCTGCGGGCCGACGGCCTGGCCGGCGCCGTGGCGGAGCGGGCGCTCGCCTGTGCCTGGCTCGCCACCCTGCGGGTCTGGCTCGGCGACGACAGCGCGGACAGCGGGCCGACCATGGCTGCGCTGGACCGCAACCTGCGCCGGCTGGCCAGCGTGGCGCCCGTGCTGCGCTCGCGAAGTGAACAGGGTCGGCCCGGCATGGCTGCCGGCGTGGAAGGCGCAGCATAG
- a CDS encoding sigma-70 family RNA polymerase sigma factor, translating to MADRIQAGDPAAAETLITSHLRFVAVLARRYARFDLPVADLMQEGAVALTQAVQRFNPDRGVRLATYARAWIRSAMQDYAVRTWSMVRVGAGARQRRLFLALRRMASDLVEGADALGERLNRETIAQMARQFEVPAREVISIARRLAWPDSSLDRPVARDGNGEGNGDAGEETLADRLPDVRPTPEDAAIEASDARARRGALGEALAALTPRERLIVTRRHLADAAASFAAIGRELGLSKERVRTLEKAALKKLRAKLAPLVGQASGA from the coding sequence TTGGCCGACCGCATCCAGGCCGGCGACCCGGCGGCCGCGGAGACCCTGATCACCAGCCACCTGCGCTTCGTCGCCGTGCTGGCGCGGCGCTATGCCCGCTTCGACCTTCCCGTCGCCGACCTGATGCAGGAAGGCGCCGTCGCGCTGACCCAGGCGGTCCAGCGCTTCAACCCCGACCGGGGCGTCCGTCTGGCGACCTATGCCCGGGCGTGGATCCGCTCCGCGATGCAGGACTATGCCGTACGCACGTGGTCGATGGTGCGCGTCGGCGCCGGGGCGCGCCAGCGACGGCTGTTCCTCGCCCTGCGCCGGATGGCGTCGGACCTGGTTGAAGGCGCGGACGCGCTTGGCGAACGGCTGAACCGCGAGACCATCGCGCAGATGGCACGCCAGTTCGAGGTGCCGGCGCGCGAGGTGATCTCGATCGCGCGGCGCCTGGCCTGGCCGGACAGCTCGCTCGACCGGCCCGTCGCGCGCGACGGCAACGGCGAGGGCAATGGCGACGCTGGCGAGGAAACGCTGGCGGACCGCCTGCCCGACGTGCGCCCGACCCCGGAGGACGCCGCCATCGAAGCCAGCGACGCGCGCGCGCGGCGCGGCGCGCTGGGCGAGGCGCTGGCCGCGTTGACCCCGCGCGAACGCCTGATCGTCACCCGTCGCCATCTGGCCGATGCCGCCGCCAGCTTCGCGGCCATCGGGCGCGAGCTCGGCCTGTCGAAGGAGCGCGTGCGCACGCTCGAGAAGGCCGCGCTGAAAAAGCTCCGCGCCAAGCTGGCACCGTTGGTGGGTCAGGCGTCCGGCGCCTGA